The region TCGTCCCATACGTTGTTGAGCAGACCGGCCGCGGCGAACGTTCCTACGATATCTACTCGCGCCTCCTCAAAGACCGCATAGTCTTCCTCGGCGGGCCGGTCAACGACGACCTCTCCAATCTGGTAACCGCGCAGCTCTTGTTCCTGGAGTCCGAAGACCCCGAGCGCGAAATAAACATGTACATCAATTCGCCTGGCGGCTCGGTCACCGCCGGCCTCGCGATCTACGACACGATGCAATTTGTAAAACCGCCGGTTTCCACGCTGTGCGTCGGACAGGCGGCCAGCATGGGTGCGGTCCTTCTGGCGGCTGGCGCCAAGGGGCGCCGCTACGGATTGCCGCACAGCAGAATCATGATTCATCAGGGCTCCGGCGGTTTCGAAGGACCGCCGACCGATATGGAAATCTACGCCAAGGAAGCGCTCCGCCTGCGCGAAGTCCTCAACGAGATTCTGGCCAAGCACAGCGGCCAACAGGTAAAGCAGATCGCCAAAGACACCGAGCGCGACTACTTCATGTCCGCACCGGAAGCGGTAGAGTACGGTCTCATTGATGAAGTCCTCGCGGGTCGCACCGTCAAGGTTCCGCTTCCGGGAACATCCCAGGAAAAGTAGCGCTGCTGTTTCCTCACGCTGAACCCGCCTGC is a window of Candidatus Binataceae bacterium DNA encoding:
- the clpP gene encoding ATP-dependent Clp endopeptidase proteolytic subunit ClpP, encoding MSILVPYVVEQTGRGERSYDIYSRLLKDRIVFLGGPVNDDLSNLVTAQLLFLESEDPEREINMYINSPGGSVTAGLAIYDTMQFVKPPVSTLCVGQAASMGAVLLAAGAKGRRYGLPHSRIMIHQGSGGFEGPPTDMEIYAKEALRLREVLNEILAKHSGQQVKQIAKDTERDYFMSAPEAVEYGLIDEVLAGRTVKVPLPGTSQEK